The Macrobrachium nipponense isolate FS-2020 chromosome 8, ASM1510439v2, whole genome shotgun sequence nucleotide sequence gtgcgacggttatagggcccttagctgggagtcctagtaaagaaggattggtgacggccattgtgatggcgggaatattgtggttagcgcaccctccgtagttggcagacatgtgacccttgcggccacagtcgcagcagaacttgttccagaacctcttccgtggcactggacggtaaggccgagatggccccacaggttgcgaatctgcggagtcaccaaggctggcagtgtgctctggcacaggtgaggaagcctctctggcagtgatttgacgtggggaggttaaggaaacctccgttgaatcaccctcggaagcaagtccggggttaactggtgggcttacctcttccaaagtggaggaggtaggcggtcagatggtaagaggctgagatgatgcggaaggaacttcgggctctgacactgggttagggccaggttcgcaaatagaaaggatgtcggggacatcggaggcactagcctctgaacctaaaattgaggtttgattatgaggcatactgcagggatccggtgcatctggtagtgggagctgcgtccaggggagatacggcttaagtagatctcggcccaatatcgcctgataaacatcatgaaattggtcaactacgcccaggaggcacaatgtggtttccctggtctcctggtccagaaagggcatttccacattcagaaggaccgaaggaacagaatagaggttaccgtcaatccattcaaactgaatttcttcatccgtctggattttggcacccctaggcaatgcctttcttgaaataagggagacctgggcttcggtgtcggccatgacttgtacccactgataggccgtaggagactgttcatcaggcagggctacatggtagccttggagaagttcaccctggaaactCATCCCAAGGTatagatcgacttgggcactggttggaatccacagcatgcccacgcacgcAACAAGTAGTGCAGAActtccgcaaccacctcttaccgggagtccagctcatggtggGGCTGGGGTTTGGGTCTTAGAAAACTTGCCAGAGAGATTtcgtcatctctgagagctagctcatgctttgtctcttcttctctttcctttctctctgcttctctggctttcttttcttgcaggcgtgcaacatcctgctgcgcctttatccactggtcaagtgctggtccagtgtaactgGCCTCCTTGCCTAGAGtcatgagggctccgagcttctctagctctatggcaaagaagtcgcgggaagcaggggaagacatttcccttggGCTGtagtagaggctcggatgaaaatgaaaataatggccaggaagggtactgaatggaatgggagtgcctactgtggaaagtggcactcacttggaaatgggttctgcgataatggtaatgaaaagtctgaaaagactgggtgctcggtggcactttgtgaatggcaccttctgatgaggtgaaaaaatcgaatgaagtgtgcggcgtacgtcacacttaagggcgttcctcacttgggagacgctggaatgggctacctgtaggtccaatacaggtgcaatggcacttatggatgCGTTCCATGGTTGAGTAatccgaaatggtggatactctaatgaatgggcgttccgtaggacggacacgcaggtatagggataactgtacggctgtacaggtgcacggcactttcaggaggcgttccttggacagcactagtagtgctggtattgcggcacttcgggaggcgttcccttgattgggtgatccgggatagcggatacaataatggattgggcgttccgtaaggacggacacgcaggtttgacagcacttagggctggtattgcggcactttcgggaggcgttccctggttgagtgttccgaaggatcactgacccttgtacatggacacactaatttcttgggcgttccgtaaggacggacacgcaggtttggcagcacttagggctggtagtTGTgtcactttggggaggcgttttCCCTTGGAGGTGGGTCCgaaaggatcactgatcctcgtacatggacacactaaagaatagggcgttccgtaaggacggacacgcaggttgaatggctacctgtacggcctgtacaggtgcaatggcacttatgaggaggcgttccttttggagcactgttatcgtgctggtgtgtcccgtacactaaatgcagtatacttaaatatactgaagagaaatggtactctgttcggggcagagtgtaatggtggaggagagaaagtaaaaggtgggagtacttcagcagccagtcgatggacagtgtcaagaattagtggcactgtaaaattggtaagacctgacgtgcactgggggtggccagtcctaaactggtaacgacttccctgtctggagtaatgaatttgcgtggccaCCAAACCCTGTgcagtttgtgcttgcggtatatgcaagtcttttgtgataagagaaaatgaaaagaccactcgggcaacgacaggtaatggtaattttagaaatgctcagtccctcgctgaagtactcgataaatgaaataaatacttgcaaactgcaatggacacaggcgcgtacgtatcacgctcagtgtaaataaagacacaagagactaaaataatgttcgttctgcatgctataagtaatgaacgtagtactcttggcttcgtaaataatgggttctggttctctctctctctctctctctctctctctctctctctctctctctctctctctctctctctctctctctcggagagggtgaaaatgatatatgaaaaactcccttgtatttaattgaactaataatgttagtttaatatgacgcaacttgcgttaaattatctacttacgttaacgtttaatgaaagaattgcttttgataacgttttatgaaaatgataacgcgctcgcggtgaacgatttttacgttaatggtagcggcttgcgcttatatgaaagGATTTGCGTTTCAATAGGAATTTCACAAAgatgcgttttacgttaacaattcttgtaatttattctacttgaagatttacgttaactttacgtaataTTACTAGGTCCCGGTggcaagtgaaaatgacggtaaggattttaaacgatgttagcaaacatttgtaaaagaggttacgttaagtccgaagtgaaatgaaactttcactcagcgagcgagtgagcgatgcgacgtgAAACGTGTGAGCGGGTTGGGCatcgtgtcgttcaaacagctgattctctgttaACAcggaggcaatttacaacacgaaattctaatttgttattcaaggcgaattacgttaatttctctggcagaacgatagatactagtaccgagattaatattatttacgttaaactttcaagacttacgttactttgcttaaatcgttgagataatgcttaaagggataaaaacatggctgccgctttgtgagaaacgaaggttggttgagacagCGCAGGCGCGAAGCTTACCTGGGAGAGCGTGTAcgctcagcttaattaagctgagagctaagcggttaccaacacttggaatgaaacctacgttaaaatgaattcccctaacctatcacagacaaaagaattgtacacttcttttgccataactattagtagaacactcctaaccagctaggctttctaatacagcaataaaccctggcaaagcacttcctagtttgatctggtactttctggcatctatacacacgtgttagtgtctcgTCAGGCGAAGACAGTGCAATTTACAAAtagaattcactcggcgctctggccgttacaataataatatttctacttacactcttttaaacacttcgtaataaaaatacttaaacgtaccttaagctaacattggttatagaataatcatattaatgaatggtataccttaccgtgagccagtgtgtgtctttccctgcaagtgtgctttgatgtgcgctatgtaaaaacatttacattcgttttacaagggatagcgcgatttacaagctttttttaagcaagcccagattcgatgctgtcAAGCAGTCGTCACTTtgacgtatgagcctggccttgaaagaactacgatacgtaaacaggaaaagttaagggagaacaaggtgaatttacttgaacttaccgtaaaacgtaTTTATAGAGAtgatttactctagaggaaaaggtaggttgccagaaactcagctaaatactttacagctatttatttacaagaggctcgcactggcctggagaaaagtaaatgctactggtccccacgtggacttatataatctctcacaaatggataatagatggctcaaaatggaatttgtaaaagctggtttcataatcttgcgggaattgcaacacttgcgggcagagagacttggcagtgactcagggaatctggaaaggatcccagattaaacaagataaaaggaaaaggatttctttttatcagttactattatttcgttctctaacactggggaaaaggaactttaatgcttcactgaggtatgcaatgacttcatttgtctgggacgatcacacaagggaaacatgcggccatgaggcagtgagaggtaACAAAGGGATGGATCTTCTTTTTGGGCTTTTGAAATTCCAACTGGGAAAATGGGGAATctaatagataataggatgttaATTGGGACTGGCAATattgctgtttcacaagacgtacctggataccatgttcagtggatctttgtagaaaatgtggcgcccggctttgtcttaggtctgggcctcttggcgcgccactaacaccatggataggcctaaatggaaggcaggtggttggacatccgtccgaggtcacgggctgcagtcgactggggcagatcgcaggtgttttgcctgggtattggggtcagcttaaccccccacgagcagggcaaatcctggaaacagaacatacagccagcagagggttcacaggaaaaagagcttaagatataggcctaagaagtaccagtctgcctacatccttcccttttagatacgtccctaaagctgacaagagtctattttcccccaacttaggaactccctacctctggctggcgggttttggtttcccgcgtttactaaaaatcagctgatatttggaggaaatggctgccatttgccaaatcaaactaattaattaattactgggtagacgaagagatctataaatgtcacaatatatatatatatatataatatatatatgtatatgttactatatatattatatatatgcatatatatatatatgtatatactgatactatattatagatatatatatatatatatatatatatatatacatatatatatatatatatatatatataaaaaatatatatctatttatatatatatatatatatatataaatatatatatatatatatatatatatatatatataaatatatatgtatataaattagtatttttggtaagcaaaaaatctaaaacattctagtgatattcaatcatttatcttcattttgcaacaaacgggaagtctctagcacagtatttcgatttatggtgaatttttgaaaaaaactttcttcccTCCCGCGCGCGGTAACTATGCAAACCTCAGAAATGCTTAagtcactttgttgtaatttttgcaccattttatattagccgttacatagagttttatatatgaaaatgtgcgcaatatcatgtagaatacaacaaaaaataactcatggttgtagcttttatcattttggaaaactgcatataaatcacgataaatagaaaaaattcaacatttgggcaactttaactcaaccaaaaTGATCgataaatgcaattgtaagctaaacctcttacagtctagtaattttcaatcaattaccttcattttacaacaaacaggaagtctctagcacaatatttcgatttatggtgaatttgtgaaaaagaaaactttttccttccctctgcgcgcggtaACTCGTCCGCTAATCTCAGAAATACTGGAGTCACTTTGTTGTaacttttgcaccattttatattagccgttacatagagttttatatatgaaaatgtgtgcaatttcatgtagaatacaataaaaaataattcatggttttagcttttataatttttgaaaactttgcatataaatcacgataaatagaaaaaattcgacattcggtcaaatttaactcgaccgaaatggtcaaaaaatgcaattgaaagctaaaaccctaacagtctagtaatattcaatcatttaccttcattttgcaacaaacggtaagtctctagcacaatattttgatatatggtgaatttttgaaaaaaagtttttccttcCCTATGCGCGCTGTAACTCAgccgcaaatctcagaaatgcttgagtcactttgtcgtaatttttgcaccgttttatattagccgttacatagagttttatatatgaaaatgtgcgcaattacatttagaaaacaactgaaaataactcatggttgtagcttttatcagttttgacaaatttgcatataaatcacgataaatagaaaaaattcgacattagGTCAacatttaactcgaccgaaatggtcgaaaaatgcaattgtaagctaatactcttacagtttagtaatattcaatcaatggccttcatttgcaacaaatgggaagtctctagcacaatatttcgatttatggtgaatttttgaaaaaaaaaatttttttacgtccgcgtgttacgaatccatgcatcattttgtgataatattttctctgtgttgctttgatcgttatacaatttgttatataccaaaaatatttgcaatttagtgtacaatacaacgaaaaaaattaactcattagcttcaaccgttttgctcacagcacgatttgtatacaattatatatgaaatttgtttttgcgctgtcatatattccaatatttatataagatagttatatatttttaaaatttctgatgagtgcatactaaacttcaggcagagacaaaaaaggagccaaatatgaactcttaatcttgaaaactaagcaagctgtgatattttgaaaaaaactttttttcctcttcGACACTAACTCCTGATGGCTCGGAGTTTAAGGGCTAGGCTGTATGCTTTCAACATGCTTTGAATGATGCTTATTTAGCCAATCAGGTATTCCATGAAGGACTTTTGAATTAGTGAAGGAAAAAGATTATGCCCAGACCAGGGATTGAACCAGGGACCTTTAGATTTTCAGTCTAACGCTCTCCCAGCTGAGCTATCTAGGCAGCATAGTTTGAATAAATGCTTATTTTAGCCAATCAAGGTGTTCGTGAAGGACTTTGAATTAGTGAAAGGAAAAAGATTATGCCCAGACCAGGGATTGAACCAGGGACTTAGATCTCAGTCTAACGCTCTCCCAATGAGCTATCTAGGCAACATTGTTTGATGATGGGCTTATTTTAGGCCAATCAGGTTTCTGTGAGGACATTGTAATTAGTGAAGGAAAAAGATTGTGCCCAGATCAGGGATTGAACCAGGTACCTTGAGATCTTCAGTGTAATGCTCTCCCAACTGAGCTATCTAGGCACATTTGTTTGAATGTGCTTATTTAAGCCAATCAGGTGTTCTTGAAGGACTTTTGAATAGTGAAAAGAAAAAGATTGCCCAGAAGGGATTGAACAGGACCTTAGTCTTCAGTCCTAACGCTCTCGCCAACTGAAGCATTCTTGGCAAATAGCTTTGACTGATGCTTATTAGCCAATTCAGTGTTTCCGTGAAGGACTTTTGAATTAGTGCAGGAACACATTGGTGCCCAGACCAGGGATTGAACCAGGGACCTTTAGATCTTCAGTCTAACGCTCTCCCAACTGAGCTATCTAGGCAACATTGTTTGAATGACTGCTATTTGCCAATCGGTGGTTCCGTGAAGGAACTTTTGAATTAGTGAAGGAACAGATTGTGCCCAGACCCAAGGGATTGAACAGGCTTTAGATATTTCAGTCTAAACCTCTCCCAACTGAGCTACTGCAGCATGCTTTGATTAATGGCTTATTTAGCCAATTCCAGGTGTTGTGAAGGACTTTTGAATTAGTTGAAGGAAAAAGATTGTGCCCAGAACCCAGGGATTGAACCAGGGACCTTTAGATTCTCATCTAACCCTCTCCCATCTGAGCTATCTAGGCAACATTTTTGAACTGATGCTTAATGCCCAATCAGAGTTGTTCTGTGAAGGACTTTTGAATTAGTGAGAAAAGAATTGTGCCCAGACCAGGGTTGACTGAAACCAGGGACCTTTAGATCTTCAGTCTAAACGCTCCCAACTAAGCTATCTAGGCAGCCATCTTTGATTGATGCTTATTAGCCAATCGGTGTTCTGTGCAGGACTTTTGAATTAGTGAAGGAAAGATTATGCCCAGACCAGGGAACCATTTAAGATCTTCAGTCTAACGCTCTCCCAACTGAGCTATCTAGGCAACATTGTTTGAATGATGCTTATTTAGCCAATCAGGTGTTCCATGAAGGACTTTTGAATTAGTGAAGGAAAAAGATTATGCCCAGACCAGGGACCTTTATATCTTCAGTCTAACCCTCTCCCAACTGAGCTATCTAGCATCTTGGCTTTGAATGATGCTTATTTAGCCAATCAGGTTTTCCATGAAGACTTTTGAATATTAGTGAAGGAAAAAGATTATGCCCATACCAGGGAGTACCTTTAGATCTTCAGTCTAACGCTCTCCCCAACTGAGCTATCTAGGCTATGTTTCATGGGATGTTTACTTAGCCAATTACATGTTCTATACTTGCAATGACATGCGGATTCTGGCTGTTGTTGTTAATCTTAAATGGAGAGGAGTAACTTGTGATAATTTCACTAACCGTAGTCGTTTACACTTTAATTACTTAGTTGTTTGTTTATGGTTATGTTTATATGGTATGTTTACATATTTCCCCGAGATCCGTGAGTTGGTTTAAATGTCTCCTGCTGTTTGTAAGAGTATACCTGATTTATTTGTTGttgccattttatatatatatatatatatatatatatatatatatgtatatatatatatatatatatatatatatatatatatatatatatatatatatatatatatatataatagcttagAATTGATTAAGAGCGAGGGCCAAAGAGATTGTTGACTAAAGGAGTAGAAGtaggagagaaaaaagagagagagagagagagagagagaga carries:
- the LOC135223075 gene encoding MAP7 domain-containing protein 2-like is translated as MLVVSFSKSRHYGLLKIYLGFPKHGNSGPGAGGGGGGGGGGGGGGGGGGGGGGGRSSSSVCPREMSSPASRDFFAIELEKLGALMTLGKEASYTGPALDQWIKAQQDVARLQEKKAREAERKEREEETKHELALRDDEISLASFLRPKPQPHHELDSR